From the Candidatus Peregrinibacteria bacterium genome, the window ATGAGACGAACTCCGCTCGCTCCGAGCGGATGACCAATTGCTATTGCTCCTCCATTCACATTCACTTTTTCACGAGGAATTCCGAGTTTTTTTTCAACACCAAGATATTGCGCCGCAAACGCTTCATTAATTTCCCACAGATCTATTTCGTCGATGTTTTTTCCCGTTCGAGTGAGAAGTTTTTGAGTTGCCGGCACAGGACCGAGTCCCATATACGCGGGATCGAGACCAACAATCGACCAATCAATAATTTTCCCGAGTGACGAAAGCGAATTCTTCTCCACATATTCTTCAGAAGCAACGATTACTGAAGCGGCTCCATCTGCGATTCCACAAGCATTTCCAGCAGTGATGGTTCCATCTGGATGAAATGCGGGAGGCAGAGAACTGAGTGCGCCAAGATCAATATTTTCCCTTACCGTATCGTCACGATCAAATGAAACTTCTTCTCCAGAAATTTGAATATTCACAGGAACAATTTCCTCACGAAGAATTCCTTTTGTATACGATTCTGCAGCTCTCTTGTGACTTTCGTATGCAAAGACATCCATTGCATCACGAGAAATATTGTGTTCCCTGGCAATATTCTCAGCGGTTTCTGACATCGAAGTTTTCGCATATTCATGCTCTAAACTTTCTGCAAGAAAATCGTTTACTTCGAATTTTTGAAAATTTCCATTTTTTCTCATTCCCCTGACAACGTGCGGAATATTCGACATACTTTCGGCACCTACAGAAAGGACGACTTCAGCTTTTCCTGCGATAATTTCAAGTGCTCCACTAATAATCGCCTGCATTCCAGAAGCACAATTTCTCTGAACCGTGAGAGCGGGAACATGTTCTGGGATTCCGAGTTCAAGACTCATATTTCGTGCTGCATACACTGCATCTTTTTCCACCTGAAAAACCGTCCCCAAAATAACATGATCAATCTCTTCTGGAGGAATGTGTGCACGTTTCATTGCCTCTGCAGAAGCTATTTTCCCTAAGTCAGCTGCAGAAAATTTTTGGAGCATTCCGCCTTTTGAGCAGCCGACGTATTTGGCAAATGGAGTACGTGCTCCCGCAACAATATACATTTGGGTCATCAAATAGCCGCATCAGTTTCCTGAAATACGAAATTTCTGTCAACGTCCAAGCTATCTCAGCGAATTCCAGTTCCTCTGCTCATATTTTTCATGTGCGAGTTTTTGAATGGCTTTCGTCTCATCTTCTGTAAGTGAAGAGGGAGTAAACAAAATTGAAGGGAACTCTTCACTAAAACCTGTTACAAGAGCATTAACTACGTCTTTTTGGGAAATTTCTTTTCCGAGATGACGATCAATTGCCGTAACACGTTCTTTCACAGTTGAAATAAGTTTCCCTTTCAATTTTTCATCCGGAACCTTGAGGAGATCAAACATTTTCTCGACATCAAGTGAGGTCAAAATTGTTCCGTGTTGCAACAAAATTCCTTGCTTTCGCGTTTGCGCATTCCCAGAAATTTTCTGTCCATCGACGACAATATCATTGAGCGGAGCAAATTGTGCCTCAATTTCAAGCCTTGATAATCCTTTCAAAATCCCTCCACAAATTTTTTGATACGATTCAAGGACTTTCTCAGGGACAAGTTTCAGGGAAAGTGGAATATGCATGCTATATGTGACTTCTGTATCATGAAATACCGCTCCTCCACCAGTTTGTCGACGTACAACGTCAACTAAAAGCTCCTCACATTTTTTGAGATCAACTTCCGCTTCAAGCGACTGGAAATATCCAATCGAAATTGCAGAAGGCTTCCATCCGTAGAATCGAAGTGTTGGCTCTGACTCGCCATTTGCAATTCTCTGAGTAAGCACTTCATCAAGCGCCATGTTGAAAGCGGCGGAGCTCTGGCC encodes:
- a CDS encoding thiolase family protein → MTQMYIVAGARTPFAKYVGCSKGGMLQKFSAADLGKIASAEAMKRAHIPPEEIDHVILGTVFQVEKDAVYAARNMSLELGIPEHVPALTVQRNCASGMQAIISGALEIIAGKAEVVLSVGAESMSNIPHVVRGMRKNGNFQKFEVNDFLAESLEHEYAKTSMSETAENIAREHNISRDAMDVFAYESHKRAAESYTKGILREEIVPVNIQISGEEVSFDRDDTVRENIDLGALSSLPPAFHPDGTITAGNACGIADGAASVIVASEEYVEKNSLSSLGKIIDWSIVGLDPAYMGLGPVPATQKLLTRTGKNIDEIDLWEINEAFAAQYLGVEKKLGIPREKVNVNGGAIAIGHPLGASGVRLILTLLLELRRRKKRFGIASMCIGGGQGIAVLLEAISE
- a CDS encoding lipoate--protein ligase family protein, translating into MALDEVLTQRIANGESEPTLRFYGWKPSAISIGYFQSLEAEVDLKKCEELLVDVVRRQTGGGAVFHDTEVTYSMHIPLSLKLVPEKVLESYQKICGGILKGLSRLEIEAQFAPLNDIVVDGQKISGNAQTRKQGILLQHGTILTSLDVEKMFDLLKVPDEKLKGKLISTVKERVTAIDRHLGKEISQKDVVNALVTGFSEEFPSILFTPSSLTEDETKAIQKLAHEKYEQRNWNSLR